TTTACAAGATCACAAAACAGCATTTCTATTAGACTGGGAGTATTAGTTAGGTTAAGCATTCAAGGAAGCTAAGATTTACTGACAACAGTCGCATTAGTTTAGAACACGAGATAAAAAAAAAACAAAAGCTGACCGACCTGCTGCTCAAGCTGGCGGTTCCGTTCTTCTAGTCTCCTTATTGTGGACTGCTGATTTTTCAGATGAGTCGCTTCTGTCCTAAATTCCTCAAGTTCAACTTTCATTTTTCGATTCTCAGATTCCACTTCAGATAATTTACGCTCTTGCTCCTGAAACACATCAAATAGTAAGTTCAGTTGCATATCATTTAGGCAGTTTTTCAAAAGATGTCCGGAGAATTACAGCAATAGAGGCAAGCGCAGGAAAGGGATCTGGTGCTTCATAGAGTTTCTGATAAATGTTAAGGAAAGCATTCTCCCCAAACTTGGCCCTCTTGGTAATATTATCTACTTCTTCCTGATAACCCTTGAGCAAGGAGTTAAACATACCAAGTTTGTCCTCAGCTGATGCTTTTTTGAAGTCTGTTATCAATACAAACCATATAATACGTTGTTAACATCTCCTATATCTTCAAAACAATAATAACGTAGGATAAAAAAAAAGCAGGTCTTAATCAAAATAAAAGGTGAAACAAAAAAGGTACCCCTGGTGCTCTCAGCAAGCTTCCGCCGATTCTTCTGGCTGTTTTCTTGATTCTCAGCTATTCTAAGCCCTTGCTCGTCAAGCAGACTTTTCTCCTTCTCCAAATCAAATTCTGAAACAAAACATTTTAGAGACTGGTGAAATCATTTAAAGCAATCAACTGAAACTTTCTCAATCCGATCACATTACGCTATCAATGCCTTCTCCGGAACATCTAATGGAAATATTCATCACGTCTCTAGTTTGATTCACTCTTACTAACTAAAAATGGAATCCAAAATAAACCTAAAAAACGAATTTCTCCTACCACAACAAGCTACCACCGAGGACTCAAAGCAAGCGAATAGACAGCTCGATATATGAATCTGGAACAAACCTTTCCAGAAACTGGTGACGACGGGAATGGGCGAGGAGGAAGAAGAAGAAGAAGAAGATGGAGGAGGAGTTGTTTTATCTCTCTCCGATCCATCTGGTACGGCCTCCATTATCCTCGTCCTCGGATCCTGATCTCGCTCTCCGAAGAACAGAAGTAAGACTTCAGTGCGAATAAAGTTTCTGGGAAGTGATTTCTTCTTCGAATCAGCAAGTGAATTCTACCAATGTTGTTTTAATTTTCCCTGGAAATTTTTCTAGTTCGATCGGATCTGCACAGAGTTTTGGTGGTAAAATGGTAATCTGCTCCGCTTTTGTATGGGTCTTGGTCCTAAACAGGCTTAGCAATATCTAACCAGGATCAATATGAAGTTTAATGGACCGATACGTGGGCTATTTAAAGGCTCAAATGTATGTCCAAAATATTTTCCAGTTTCACAACAAAATGATAGAATGATTCATGCTTTCCAAGACGCGTAAATTGTGGTTCTTAGTGAATTCAATATTTCAAAATACTACAAACTAATTATGAAAGTTTCCTTAATAGTATGGTTGTGAGTTAATGCTAAAAAAATATGTAGCATATTTTCATTTTATGTGTCCATAAAAATCTTACACCCCAAATCACATGCACAGTATATGATGATAATAAGGGTTAAAAACGCCTCTGCTTGTTTACCATTTATTAACTAGTTTAGTTGTGTACTTTGGGTTACTTAGTTTACAATTAACAGTTTAAAGTCTCGCGCGTTTAAGTAAAACGCCTCCGATGCGAATTTTCAAACAGAAAACCCTTACACCCCGAAACACCGGCGGATCTTCCGGCCAAGCCCGACACTCTCTCCGTCTACCTCTACATCCGAGTCCGACGTCGCAATCTCCGGCTCCTTGAAATTAGCTATCTTACTCAACTCCTCGAACGCGTAGACCACGGTCTGCAACCGAGCGACAAACTCTATGAGGAGCGATGCAAACGTCGCCAAAGACAAGGCACTCGCGCTCTCGTACGTCTCCGTCGTCTCCAGCAGCTGGTAGTTCCCGTTCGTCGTCTCCATATGGGTCGGAAGCACAAGCCGTGCAGGCCACGACACCTGTTTCGAGAAAGTAGGCCTGTGATTCAACGGCTCGCGGTGATTCTTCTCTCCCCAGCTCTTTGGTATCTCAAGAACCGCCTCGCTTTGGGACTTGAAGGCGTAGATGGGAGACTTGAGGTTCTCTGGTGGATCTAAATCTTCCATGGAGAGTAGCTCTTGAGGCTCTGACCGTGATCGGTTTCCGATCTCCCAGCGTTCGGAGTTGACGAGAAGGTAAGACTTCTTGTCGATCTTGTGTTGTAGTTCTTCGGCAGCTAAGTGGACTTCGAAGAGCATGTCGTCTGGTCCTAGCTTCTCCATCCTCTTCACCTTTTCGCCGAGCTCTCTTAAGAGCCTGGCTCCTTCTACGCCAACTCTCTGAAGCTCTTGTCGGAAAACTTGTCTCCTTTCTTCAGGTGCCTGTGAAACGTTTCTAAACTTTGAGCAACTGTTTTGTTCTCTTACCCCTAAAAGCATCACTGTATTGAAAACAGATGACAAAAGTGCGAATCTTACTCAGACACGAGGAGCAATGAAGCTAGAGAGAGAGAGAGAGAGAGAGAGAGTTACCTGGATTTCTGAGAGAATGCAGCCGTGCAATGCCATCACAGTGAATGCACAATGCTTGAGAGCGCCACTGAGCTTGACATAGTTCTGCCATGGGTAGTTAAATGTCCTGTATGGTCCGTGTGGCGGCTCCCATATTGCAAAGCTCATCTTTAAAAAAAAAAAAACAAATTGATTCAGAAACAAGAAACAATGTAAGAAGAAACATAACGTTTTAATGATGAAAAATACCAGAGACTCTTCTTGGCTAGTAGACTCAATAGCTGATCTGTAACCCTTGTAAACCGGATCCTCGGAGGCTTGGTAAGTGGCGATTTTGGATGGGACTCTCTCGTATTCAAAACAGTGGAGGTATCCATTCACACAACCTGTAAAACACCAAGTCACAGACAATATCAGTCAAGCATCTTCTCGAGACTCAAAAGCTATAAATTCTATGAGTACTAACCTTCAAGGGAAGTAGCTACATTCATGAAATTCTTCACAACCAAGTTATGAAGATCCTCACCAGCCCAAATAGGATATATAAACATATTAACCCCTAAACTAACACCAGCACCAAGAGCTATAAGCAGAAACCGGGAGATAGCCACCTCAATAAACTGTCCTGTTCTGAACCCAGAGATGAGAATGTAGCAATACGTCAGCAAGAAAACCCTGAAACCATACTCATAAGCTTTCATCGCCGGGTACAGTTTCATGAAAGTCGCAATGAACCCTGAAAACAAGAGACGCCTACTATAAAATCACAAATAGAAAACCAACAAAACCATTGGTATGAAAGAAGAGAACACACACCAATGCAGAAGATACTAACGGTGCAGAAGAGCTCTTCCCAGTCTCCAGCCAGTGTTGAAAGCTCAGCCATTCCAAGTGCAAGACCTCCGGCTGATAACGTGCCAAGCGCTCGATTAAACCCTTTGCTTAGAGTTGCTCCTATCATAACCAAACAACAGTCATCACATTGAAACAAACGACTGTTTAAAAGAAGGAAACAAGCCAGATCCAGACCATTCCAATAAGTTTCCATATGAATAAACTACACGACTACATATAGATTCTTAAAATTCGGGTTTATAATAGGCTTCCAATATAAAAATAATTAGCTTATAAATTGACCATGAACACTCTTTCACATATACTTACCAACTTAAACATTTAAACAATTATTAAATATTTTTAGTAACAATTTGAAAAGGCTCGCAATACCTAGAACCAGCCGTCCTTACCGATTGTAAATTCGAAGACGACGACGACGGTGAGAATAGCCCAAACCGAGTAACGGCTGAGATCCGGATTAGGCTCCTGGTAGAAAATCAAAACCGCTACAATCGTCAGAGCAAGGCCAATCTTGGCGGAGAAGACGATCTTCCTCGGATCAGAGACTCCCATCGCCCACGCCTTTCGCGCCACATCTTTAGCGTCCTCATACACTCCGGAGATTTTACCGGAGATGTCACCGCACGAACAGCAGCAGCACAGCCGCGTCCTTGCATGACCATCGCCTTCGAGAAGATCGTTGGACTCGATGTCGCCGAATCTCATATCGGAGAAACCGTTGTTGGAGAGAAGCCGCTCGCGTTTCTCCGCGTGGTTACCGTTCCGGAAGGAGCCTAGCTTCGCCGCCATTACTGAATCCTCAGAAGGAAAGAGAGGGCGGTTAGCGGAGATATTATTGATTCTGAAGAGAATCGAAACTGCTTTAAGTGATGGTGGGGGTGGGGGTGGGGGTGGTGGTGTGGTGGCCTTTGCAAAAGGAGAAGTGTGAATGGGTGAAAAGAAAAACTGAATAAAAGAGATGGTCCACTAATATGAAGCAAAGTGACGACGTTTTCAATTCCAAACTCTTATAATATTTATGTGGGCGATAATAATTCTGACTAAAGACGTTTGTTACGTGCGTTACGTCACGTTACGATTCTTTGTCGACATTCGATTTGCCAACCTACTACCTAAAATAGTATGTGTTATTGTCATTTTCCTTAATCTTATTTTATAAGCCAACGCATCGCATAAAGAAAAACCTTTCTTTTATCATCGATGCCATTGTTGCTAATTCAAGAAGCTTTTTTTTTTTTTTTTTTTTTCACAAGCTAATTCAAGAAGCTAAGCAGAGTTTTCTATATATATAAAAGAGAAGTTAAGCAGAGAAAACAATTAGTATGATAAGTATCCACCTAATCAATTGAAAAAAGCCTTAAAGAAGAAATTATCCAGTTCTGGGAGTGACAAAACCTGCAATTGTGTGATCAAAAACATGATGATATTTTTGAGTTTTAGAGTGTGTTTTTTTACCATATATGAACCTCTTTTTTTTTTGTTCACTACCATATATGATATGAACCTCATAAACCTAATCCACAGGAATTTCAACCTCCGTCTCCCAAAGACCTGCCACATTGGAGATGCAGTCATCAGAATCCTATACTAAAAGTATCAGTCTGAAAAAAAACATAACATTATGTATGCATTCTGTAATAATGATGATGCTACAATAGTAACGAACAGATATGACATACCTTAACGAAATCCTCGAGTGTTAAGAAAAGAGTCATTGGTGTACCCTGTCATTGGTGAAAACACTTGTTTGCTGAGTTTCATAACTATATATTGTGTAGCATTGTTCAAAAAACGTAATCATGTGAAATCTTGATGAATGGTAAAGTAGCCCGAAATCACATGCATTCAAAACGTGAATATATATAGTATTACAATTTATCAACAAAACTTAAGGATGCCTAAAAATAGTTGCCAACTATCTACACATACATCTCTTTGGTCAAGGATCGGTCTGGAGAAGGAGATGCGTTAGCTGTAGCTGAAGCTGAGATTATGGTGAAGGAAATTAGAGACGTGAGACTGATCCTTGCGTACATAGAGTTCTTGCAGAAGAACGTGGATGAAGCATTGAAGAGCTACGAGCAGCTGACTAAAGAGGATCCAAAGGGATTCAGACCATACTTTTGTCGTGGTATGATCTATAGCTTGCTTGACAAGAACGCTGAAGCGAAGGAACAATTTGCGAAATACAAAGAGCTTTTCCAAAGATATTTGAAGTTGAAGGGTACTTGACAACTCCATTATCTAGGATGAAGCTCCTAGTGGCGAAGATAATTGAGTTGAGTCAGAATAGCTCTCAATCATCTCTGATGAATAAGACACAGAAGCCAGACTGTTTTCCTGAGAATTTAAGCTACAGTTTTTGGCAAGAAAGTAAAAAACTAGCCGGAAGCCCGGAACAAAGAAAAAAATGGACTTATTTGGGTAGCATAATGAAAGACTAATGTTGAGTGTAGTTTCTTCAATACATTACTGAAGCTTATAAAAACCCTTCCATGTATCCGCCAGTCCAAAGACTGACATGTTTCAACAAAAGAAAAAGAACAAACAAGAGCAAATCTGCAGAGTCCAAAGACCTTTTCATGTCTTGTATTAAAAGCTCCGTCACCTGCAGAAGCAATACAAACACAAAGAACATTAGGATCACTAAGCTCGCCATAAAAGTGAAAACAGTAGCTGTTGTCAACAAGGACTAATAAATATTAATCACAACATCTTCTATGATGCAAAAAGTTACGCATAGTTTATGTACACAACGACTTAAGAGGTTTTCACCTAGACTAGACACTTAGGAGATGGGTCCAAAACATGTTTCACCCCTAAAAATATTATAATACATACAATTGTAAAATTAGCACTGTGGTAAAGTATGAGAACATAGTAGATTGGAAACTATCAACCACCAGGGAAATTCCCAAATACCTCAAAATAGAGCCACTCCAACATCTCATCAGTGAACTTCACAAGAAATATATACACTTTGGACTATACTTTCTTTCATAACAGCTAACACAAATGGTTACTGATCACTTAGTTGATCTAACAGACAAAGATCAAATAAAGGCCTAACATTTGATTCACTGGTAAGTGGTAATATATTCTAGTAAAGACAAGCATATAACCTCTTAAAGTTGCATAAAACATCATCATCAAGAAATGCAAAAACTTTCTTAGATCTTTTAATTTAACAAACAGATGAAATTAAAAAAAAAAAACGAATCTTTCAGAAACACAGAACCAGTTACTCACTCACCTCAGATTAATCACACGCAAATCATTATTCAGCTTCAACAGCCTCAGGCTTAGGACCTGCATCCAAACAAAAACGATTCAGCAAAGCATCATTCACCACTAAACAGATGAAACAAGATAAAACTCACCGTGGAGCGACATAGGACGGTGGTCTTTCCCCCAGCCGACGCCGCGAGTGGAGTCGAGGTACTGCTGGACGAGATGACGGCATTTCTGGTAATGGTTGACTCCTTCGACGCGGTAACACCATTTGACCTTCTCGCGCATGATCTTAGCCTTCTCGATCTGGATCCACTTTTCGCGGACGATGTGCTCTCTCATTTCCACCATCGCCACCGGATCCTTGTATGGATTCGCCGGATCGAAGCCATCCGGCGCCGTCTCTTCAAACTCCGGCAATCCCTTCTTTCTCCCCATTGCTTCTTCTCTTCTCACTCGTCTTCCTGATTCGCTTCTGGATTTTAGCCGGTGACTTTGCTGTTTAAAAGTACTTTTGGGCCTACTTGGATCCAATACTCGGCCCAAATTTTAAGCCCATAGCCATAGAGTGTGTTGGCTAGATGGAAAACATTTTAAAATGATGGATCTTTTTTTTTTTTTTTTTTTTTTTTTTTTTTTTTAAAACTTTCATCAAATTTTAAATAAAATTTCCAAACCAAGCCAAACCGGTGGAGTTGAATCGACATAAAGCAAAGCTGAAGAAGAACTCCTCGCACCACGTACAAGCTTGTCCGCCAAGGTATTTTGTGCTCTAAGAATATGTCTGATCCAGAAGTGGGGGAAGAACGTCTTACTTCGGTTGAATTCTTCCATGTATGTAGAAAAGGCAGGCCATTCTTCAGGTG
This sequence is a window from Brassica oleracea var. oleracea cultivar TO1000 chromosome C1, BOL, whole genome shotgun sequence. Protein-coding genes within it:
- the LOC106326714 gene encoding NADH dehydrogenase [ubiquinone] 1 beta subcomplex subunit 10-B, giving the protein MGRKKGLPEFEETAPDGFDPANPYKDPVAMVEMREHIVREKWIQIEKAKIMREKVKWCYRVEGVNHYQKCRHLVQQYLDSTRGVGWGKDHRPMSLHGPKPEAVEAE
- the LOC106315458 gene encoding aluminum-activated malate transporter 9; translation: MAAKLGSFRNGNHAEKRERLLSNNGFSDMRFGDIESNDLLEGDGHARTRLCCCCSCGDISGKISGVYEDAKDVARKAWAMGVSDPRKIVFSAKIGLALTIVAVLIFYQEPNPDLSRYSVWAILTVVVVFEFTIGATLSKGFNRALGTLSAGGLALGMAELSTLAGDWEELFCTVSIFCIGFIATFMKLYPAMKAYEYGFRVFLLTYCYILISGFRTGQFIEVAISRFLLIALGAGVSLGVNMFIYPIWAGEDLHNLVVKNFMNVATSLEGCVNGYLHCFEYERVPSKIATYQASEDPVYKGYRSAIESTSQEESLMSFAIWEPPHGPYRTFNYPWQNYVKLSGALKHCAFTVMALHGCILSEIQAPEERRQVFRQELQRVGVEGARLLRELGEKVKRMEKLGPDDMLFEVHLAAEELQHKIDKKSYLLVNSERWEIGNRSRSEPQELLSMEDLDPPENLKSPIYAFKSQSEAVLEIPKSWGEKNHREPLNHRPTFSKQVSWPARLVLPTHMETTNGNYQLLETTETYESASALSLATFASLLIEFVARLQTVVYAFEELSKIANFKEPEIATSDSDVEVDGESVGLGRKIRRCFGV